In Spinacia oleracea cultivar Varoflay chromosome 5, BTI_SOV_V1, whole genome shotgun sequence, a single window of DNA contains:
- the LOC110784615 gene encoding magnesium protoporphyrin IX methyltransferase, chloroplastic: MAALATTALSLSTINNLNRNPTPTFSLLPTTKRKLSLPPPSALPPLLSAITDIDTSPATLAVIGGGSVAALAAIITLTDPEKRRQQQAEVVGGGDKEVVREYFNGTGFQRWKKIYGETDDVNKVQMDIRIGHAKTVENVMKMLKEDGPLAGVTVCDAGCGTGSLSIPLAKEGALVSASDISAAMVSEAQGKAKQELRIDTTDASSNIVMPKFEVSDLESLGGKYDTVVCLDVLIHYPQNKADAMIGHLASLAENRLILSFAPNTWYYSLLKRIGELFPGPSKATRAYLHAEADVERALQKAGWKIKKRGLITTQFYFANLIEAVPV, translated from the exons ATGGCGGCCTTAGCAACCACCGCACTCTCTCTCTCCACCATCAACAACCTCAACCGCAACCCAACCCCCACATTCTCTCTCTTACCCACCACCAAACGCAAACTCTCACTACCACCACCCTCCGCCCTCCCACCACTCCTCTCAGCCATCACCGACATCGACACCAGCCCCGCCACACTCGCCGTTATCGGAGGCGGATCAGTGGCGGCATTAGCAGCAATAATCACATTAACAGACCCGGAGAAGCGGCGACAGCAGCAAGCGGAGGTGGTGGGTGGCGGGGACAAGGAGGTTGTAAGGGAGTACTTCAACGGAACGGGGTTTCAACGGTGGAAGAAGATTTACGGAGAAACGGATGATGTGAATAAAGTTCAGATGGATATTCGTATTGGACACGCTAAGACGGTTGAGAATGTGATGAAGATGTTAAAGGAGGATGGCCCACTTGCTGGAGTTACTGTCTGTGATGCTGGGTGTGGGACCGGCTCTTTGTCTATTCCTTTAGCTAAGGAAGGAGCTCTTGTTTCTGCTAGTGATATTTCTGCTGCTATGGTTTCTGAAGCTCAGGGCAAG GCAAAACAGGAGCTTCGTATTGACACTACTGACGCCTCGTCAAATATTGTGATGCCAAAATTTGAGGTCAGTGATTTGGAGAGCTTAGGTGGAAAGTATGATACAGTTGTCTGTCTTGATGTTCTCATACATTACCCTCAAAATAAAGCTGATGCAATGATTGGCCACCTCGCTTCATTGGCTGAGAATCGACTGATTTTGAGTTTTGCACCCAATACATGGTATTATTCCCTCTTGAAGAGAATAGGGGAGCTATTTCCAGGGCCTTCAAAAGCCACAAGGGCATATTTGCATGCAGAGGCTGATGTAGAAAGGGCGTTGCAGAAGGCTGGGTGGAAAATTAAAAAGAGAGGATTGATCACCAC